A genomic stretch from Poecile atricapillus isolate bPoeAtr1 chromosome 10, bPoeAtr1.hap1, whole genome shotgun sequence includes:
- the LOC131582573 gene encoding fatty acyl-CoA hydrolase precursor, medium chain-like, with translation MAAARDTALLACILFLGGTALVATEHPEAETKHGRVRGYQFRVDAAERTVNVFLGLPFAKPPVGSLRFAEPQPPEPWEGVRDATSYPPMCLQDKVQGQYFSDMITNRKEKVPLQVSEDCLYLNVYTPVSTGKQEKLPVLVWIHGGGLVFGAASSYDGSALAAFDNVVVVAIQYRLGIAGYFSTGDEHARGNWGYLDQVAALRWIQENIVHFGGDPGSVTIFGESAGGISVSALVLSPLAKGLFHKAISESGTAGLGLFTDHPNEDAQKIAAVSGCEKSSSAAMVECLRGKTEEELVQITLKMDMTTLQLCSDTSPENCKQDFFFISACVDGVFFPKSPRELLSEKSINAVPYIIGVNNCEFGWVIPMMMKYPPFVDGLSKDVARQILQSHLALFIKGITSEVVDRVYKEYMGNAESPAQIRDGLLDAIGDVFFVISSVEVARHHRDAGNPVYFYEFQHRPSSVEGVVPDFVKADHGAEIAFVLGKPFLAGGATEEENKLSRTVMRYWTNFAKNGNPNGEGLVHWPQYGLEEKYLGIDLEQKAAEKLKEHRVQFWAQLMKQSQTGKRKHTDL, from the exons ATGGCAGCTGCGAGGGACACGGCGTTGCTGGCCTGCATCCTCTTCCTCGGGGGCACGGCGCTGGTGGCCACAG AACACCCAGAAGCAGAGACCAAACATGGGAGAGTGCGAGGGTACCAGTTCCGAGTGGACGCAGCTGAGAGGACTGTAAATGTCTTTTTGGGGCTTCCCTTTGCTAAGCCTCCGGTTGGATCACTGAGGTTTGCTGAACCCCAGCCACCTGAGCCATGGGAAGGTGTCAGAGATGCCACTTCCTACCCACCAAT gTGTCTACAGGACAAAGTGCAAGGACAGTATTTTTCAGACATGATTAccaacagaaaagagaaagttcCTCTCCAAGTGTCTGAGGATTGCTTGTACCTAAATGTGTACACACCCGTTTCcacaggaaaacaggagaaGCTGCCT gttTTAGTTTGGATCCATGGAGGTGGATTAGTTTTTGGAGCAGCTTCATCATATGATGGCTCAGCATTAGCAGCCTTTGACAACGTGGTGGTTGTAGCAATTCAGTACAGGCTAGGTATTGCTGGATATTTCAG cactgGTGATGAGCATGCCCGAGGTAACTGGGGATATTTAGACCAAGTAGCGGCTCTTCGGTGGATTCAGGAAAATATCGTACATTTTGGGGGAGATCCAGGATCTGTCACTATCTTTGGAGAGTCTGCAGGAGGAATCAGTGTTTCTGCTCTT GTCTTGTCTCCCCTGGCCAAGGGCTTGTTCCACAAGGCCATTTCAGAGAGTGGTACTGCAGGCCTGGGCTTGTTCACTGACCACCCTAATGAGGATGCACAA AAAATTGCTGCTGTCTCTGGCTGTGAAAAATCCAGTTCAGCTGCAATGGTCGAATGCTTGAGAgggaaaacagaagaagaaCTAGTACAGATAACACTGAAAATG GACATGACaacactgcagctctgcagcgaCACCTCACCTGAAAATTGCAAACAG GACTTCTTTTTCATCAGTGCATGTGTAGATGGtgtattttttccaaagagTCCCAGGGAATTACTATCTGAAAAATCAATCAATGCAGTCCCATACATAATTGGAGTAAATAACTGTGAATTTGGATGGGTAATTCCAATG ATGATGAAATACCCTCCTTTCGTGGATGGTCTGAGTAAAGATGTTGCACGTCAAATTTTACAGAGCCACTTAGCTTTATTCATTAAG GGTATTACATCTGAAGTTGTTGACAGAGTGTACAAGGAGTACATGGGGAATGCAGAAAGCCCTGCTCAGATCCGAGATGGCCTCCTGGATGCAATTGGAGATGTCTTCTTTGTCATCTCATCTGTGGAAGTGGCCAGACACCACAGGG ATGCTGGCAACCCAGTCTACTTTTATGAATTCCAACATCGACCAAGTTCAGTGGAAGGTGTGGTACCCGACTTTGTCAAAGCAGATCATGGAGCTGAGATTGCCTTTGTCCTTGGAAAGCCATTCTTAGCTG GAGGTGctacagaagaagaaaataaactgagCAGAACTGTTATGAGATACTGGACCAACTTTGCTAAAAATGG AAATCCCAACGGAGAGGGCTTGGTCCACTGGCCCCAGTATGGCCTGGAGGAAAAGTACCTGGGAATAGACCTGGagcaaaaggcagcagagaaacTGAAAGAACACAGAGTGCAGTTTTGGGCACAACTCATGAAACAAAGCCAgactggaaagagaaaacataCAGATTTATAA